In Glycine max cultivar Williams 82 chromosome 7, Glycine_max_v4.0, whole genome shotgun sequence, a single window of DNA contains:
- the LOC102659600 gene encoding uncharacterized protein, translating to MEYKAYWALKFLNFDEAASREQRRLQLLELEEMRLTAYESSKLYKERIKKYHDKKLLKKDFQPGQQVLLFNSKLKLFPGKLKSKWSGPFTIKKVRPYGAMEQWSFVILNLKTLTRHG from the coding sequence ATGGAATATAAAGCATACTGGGCCTTGAAGTTTTTGAACTTTGACGAAGCCGCATCCAGAGAACAAAGGAGGCTGCAACTTTTGGAGTTGGAAGAGATGAGATTAACTGCTTATGAATCTTCTAAGCTGTATAAAGAAAGGATAAAAAAGTATCATGATAAAAAGCTGCTCAAGAAGGACTTTCAGCCAGGACAACAGGTGTTGCTTTTCAACTCAAAACTTAAATTGTTTCCTGGAAAGCTTAAATCGAAATGGTCTGGACCATTTACCATCAAGAAAGTCCGACCATATGGAGCAATGGAGCAGTGGAGCTTTGTGATCCTCAATCTAAAGACCCTGACAAGACATGGGTAG